One genomic window of Mucilaginibacter sp. SJ includes the following:
- a CDS encoding pyridoxine 5'-phosphate synthase — MTRLSVNINKIATLRNSRGGNNPDLIQVAKDCERFGAQGITVHPRPDERHIRYNDVFELKKIVTTEFNIEGNCQEQKFIDLVLANKPEQVTLVPDVLGQITSNHGWDTITNYHYLKDMIAVFKNAGIRVSIFVDPLPEMVEGAAKTGTDRVELYTEGYATHFPQGKELAIAPYIEAAKVAQQAGLGLNAGHDLDLHNLKYFAENIPGLLEVSIGHALVSDALYYGLENTIQMYLRQLSLTDNA, encoded by the coding sequence ATGACCCGTCTATCTGTCAACATCAACAAAATAGCTACGCTTCGTAATTCGCGGGGGGGCAATAATCCCGACCTGATCCAGGTTGCTAAAGACTGTGAACGTTTTGGCGCGCAGGGAATAACGGTGCACCCCCGGCCCGATGAGCGCCACATTCGTTATAACGATGTGTTCGAACTTAAGAAAATTGTTACTACCGAGTTTAATATTGAAGGTAATTGCCAGGAACAAAAATTTATCGACCTGGTGCTTGCCAATAAGCCCGAACAGGTTACCCTGGTGCCCGATGTGCTGGGTCAGATCACCTCAAACCATGGCTGGGATACCATCACCAACTATCATTATTTAAAAGATATGATAGCGGTATTTAAAAATGCAGGGATCAGGGTATCTATTTTTGTTGATCCGCTGCCCGAAATGGTTGAAGGCGCCGCCAAAACCGGTACCGACCGTGTAGAACTTTATACCGAAGGCTATGCTACTCATTTTCCACAAGGAAAGGAGCTTGCTATTGCTCCATATATCGAGGCCGCAAAAGTTGCACAACAGGCGGGGTTAGGCCTTAATGCCGGTCACGATCTGGACTTGCATAACCTGAAATATTTTGCAGAAAATATACCCGGCCTGCTCGAAGTAAGCATTGGTCATGCCCTGGTAAGCGATGCCTTGTACTATGGTTTGGAAAACACCATACAAATGTACCTGAGGCAATTATCGCTAACGGATAATGCTTAA
- a CDS encoding gliding motility-associated C-terminal domain-containing protein — protein sequence MKHKLFLFTLFLLLTCLNAGATVFTVTSNADAGTGTLREALTKAAANGTIQQDIINFNLPSQAPITLFTQLPEVTSNLIIDGSTQPTPKLGRSDARVYIIPDISYTFPGTKAAALLMTEVTNVEIYGLCIKGYSSKLTNFNGNLLFTAISAYDCTNITIGAPDKGNVFCDNIYGVYCGTNSLTDSKNNDNINIQSNFIGYDESGTNVVELGYALDITADNSLVGGPTSKERNYFATAIALNGTDNKFINNSLSLDVNGQDNRGSASILLHFQGSNVQVTDNDFCVTTFQFVSVNGFYFLRNKQSSIPGNSGMSLFKCNNAFIGDDNDNDINIFSNDGGAFYAVESTNITIAKNSISCNTNPYLISNGTAIPNINVIVNSAAEFSGTASPGAAIYIYNDNTDCNVCNPVQYLVTVVADAAGNWKYTGDFHNKKLVANATLNNSSSEFTQPVISTSAADYVKVNPTCFKNNGSITLQNLKNVIGVDWYNDQDQLVQSGGTKLKNAGVGTYYAKCYNGNCFAQSIPITLTSSNPGIDDSELHKVNASCDAANGSISNLKLINTNGGTPPLRWTNEAGNVIRNTLDIDGLPGGTYTLTIDPDGCAMPYHITLLNQELVIEPPVISSFQLCGPGETIIPVKKPVATSTYRLYDSETSTTPLDEEPNGKFKVNVTANRSYYISRLSNACESTRTKVDVSVGLSNLNIANVITPNNDGINDYWQIAGMENYPAATVKIFNRYGKNIFNSIGYSHPFNGTYNGKTLPTGSYYYIINLNSGCGLLSGSLSIIR from the coding sequence ATGAAACACAAGTTGTTTCTGTTTACGCTATTTTTATTGCTGACCTGTTTAAATGCAGGGGCCACGGTATTTACCGTTACGAGTAATGCCGATGCAGGAACAGGTACACTGCGCGAGGCCCTTACTAAAGCAGCCGCCAACGGCACGATTCAGCAGGATATTATTAATTTTAATCTGCCAAGCCAGGCTCCTATTACCTTGTTTACCCAACTCCCCGAGGTTACCTCTAATTTAATTATCGACGGCAGCACGCAGCCGACACCCAAACTCGGCAGAAGTGACGCCAGGGTTTATATCATACCCGATATAAGCTATACTTTTCCGGGGACTAAGGCAGCAGCCCTGTTGATGACTGAAGTTACCAATGTGGAAATATATGGCTTATGCATAAAAGGTTACAGCAGCAAACTCACAAACTTTAACGGCAACCTTCTTTTCACTGCTATATCGGCCTACGATTGTACCAATATTACCATAGGCGCACCGGATAAAGGAAATGTTTTTTGCGATAACATCTACGGTGTTTATTGCGGCACCAACTCACTAACCGACTCAAAGAATAATGATAATATCAATATCCAATCAAATTTTATTGGTTATGATGAATCGGGAACAAACGTTGTTGAATTAGGATATGCACTTGATATAACCGCCGATAACTCATTAGTGGGTGGCCCTACCTCCAAAGAAAGAAACTATTTTGCTACCGCGATAGCCCTGAACGGAACCGATAATAAATTTATCAACAACTCACTTTCACTTGATGTGAACGGCCAGGATAACCGCGGAAGCGCTTCAATTCTTTTACACTTCCAGGGAAGCAACGTGCAGGTAACCGACAATGACTTCTGTGTTACAACATTTCAGTTTGTATCAGTAAATGGCTTTTACTTTCTGCGTAATAAACAAAGCAGTATACCTGGAAATTCGGGCATGTCGTTATTTAAATGCAACAATGCTTTTATAGGCGATGATAATGATAACGACATTAATATTTTCAGTAATGATGGCGGCGCATTTTATGCGGTCGAATCAACCAATATTACTATCGCCAAAAACAGTATTTCCTGCAATACAAACCCTTACCTTATATCAAACGGAACAGCGATTCCCAACATAAATGTAATTGTAAACAGTGCCGCCGAATTTTCAGGAACGGCATCGCCCGGAGCCGCAATTTATATTTATAATGACAATACAGACTGCAACGTTTGTAACCCGGTACAATACCTGGTTACAGTTGTTGCAGATGCAGCGGGTAACTGGAAGTATACCGGCGATTTTCACAATAAAAAACTGGTGGCAAATGCTACGCTTAACAATAGCTCATCCGAATTTACCCAACCGGTGATTTCGACGTCGGCCGCCGATTATGTGAAGGTTAATCCAACCTGCTTCAAAAATAACGGATCTATTACCCTGCAAAACTTAAAGAACGTTATCGGGGTTGACTGGTATAATGACCAGGATCAATTAGTACAATCCGGCGGCACCAAACTTAAAAATGCGGGTGTTGGTACCTATTATGCCAAATGTTACAACGGCAATTGTTTTGCTCAATCTATTCCCATAACCTTAACCAGCTCAAACCCCGGCATAGATGATTCAGAGCTTCACAAAGTGAATGCTTCCTGCGATGCAGCAAATGGCAGCATCAGTAATTTAAAGCTTATCAATACAAACGGCGGTACACCACCATTAAGGTGGACAAATGAAGCCGGAAATGTAATACGCAACACACTGGATATCGACGGGCTTCCCGGCGGAACATACACCCTCACCATAGATCCGGACGGCTGCGCTATGCCCTATCACATTACACTGCTTAACCAGGAGCTTGTCATCGAACCGCCTGTAATAAGCAGCTTTCAATTATGCGGTCCGGGCGAAACAATAATACCAGTAAAAAAACCTGTAGCAACGTCAACCTACAGGCTTTATGATAGTGAAACCAGTACTACTCCGCTTGATGAGGAACCCAATGGCAAATTTAAAGTGAACGTTACCGCCAACCGGAGTTACTATATCAGCAGGCTTAGCAATGCCTGTGAAAGTACCCGCACAAAGGTTGATGTAAGCGTAGGCCTTTCAAACCTTAATATTGCCAATGTAATTACACCCAATAATGATGGTATCAATGATTACTGGCAGATAGCGGGAATGGAAAACTATCCAGCGGCAACCGTAAAAATATTTAACCGGTATGGCAAAAACATTTTTAACTCCATAGGATATAGCCACCCGTTTAACGGCACCTATAATGGCAAAACATTACCTACAGGCAGTTATTATTATATCATTAACCTAAACTCCGGTTGTGGCTTATTATCGGGCAGCTTAAGCATTATCCGTTAG
- a CDS encoding T9SS type B sorting domain-containing protein produces MFVKKLSLLVLLISILFCNVASGATFIVTSNADTGPGTLREALTNAAANGTATPDIIQFKLPGTLVSDRTIRLKSQLPAVTSNLVIDGTSQPGIAFGVSDARVIIEPETSPAYFNCFFINGDINSGGATAKTIGIYGLYIRNFARITSFANPDPGQGSGIVIQGDASAIIIGAPGKGNVICGNINGIVNNSYYYSNGLADILIQSNIIGLLDDGYTAASNINGVSLVLSKTATIGGTDANMGNIISANVTNINIIRGYNFNVTPSVVDIQNNKIGTDYTGKKGFKNILLFQQSAFIKAYGINVTTDYTTVNINANIISGQRYCGIYIERATFNITGNKIGTDITGTANLGNGEGIRAGESSSGTIGGPLATDKNYIGYNQYGIEALNSAHTLITRNSIFCNSDYGISAISNYYTVPYVQVLNFGSTAVSGIATPNSAIELFFSDDCGTICQGKTYITTVQSDGSGKWSYSGTISKAVIATATDANKNTSPFSSLVIRESDIVIKNYTCAYQGSITIQQNRSGLLYHWDKKEQNGSLTSVGDGQSIKNLLPGTYQLTAQYPGGCQKVTQLFEVKDSRIKIQNVIVPVPECRQKQFPFDVNFTGGTGNITFAWKDKNGNIAATSKSASLPQGTYTVTIYDEASCAVTSSPAVTIKAKPGPDYDLSTMTVKPARCGVADGSIKNITPIPSGIGTLTYKWLDATGKTVSTSKDLVGVKGGSYTLVLMDQSECSPYSTPPIYISETNSVIIYDGFITPAKCGENNGSITGVGYQNANQLQWYDPQGNPIPTNPANLDIFNLADGTYRLNALNTITQCSNDKYFTVGRLTPEVFTIKSLINTPTTCGLNNGSLHIDFEGTIKPSSYQWLDAAGTTVSYGTDVPNTAPGSYTLHVTDKNGCASVLGTWVIQATPLLQFSANNAPVAKTDECDQLLGSITGIDVSGGVPPYKFIWTDATGNTVGNDKDLINVGKGTYTLTVTDNTTCAIPLPFSKEVGNQKFIPDAPVLNDQRICLPGKVGLSVLNKTTGMYNLYADATSTTPLQTSNTGNFEVLTTETSDYYISYSIGSCESPRTKTHIEVVLVDVKFSNTITPNGDGINDYWKIEGLEKFPGTLVQIFNRYGKRVFESKEYATPFSGQFNGWLLPSGVYYYIINLNTPCKLLSGNLTLIR; encoded by the coding sequence ATGTTTGTTAAGAAATTATCACTTTTAGTACTACTAATATCGATCTTGTTTTGCAATGTAGCCTCAGGCGCTACATTTATAGTAACCAGCAATGCCGATACTGGTCCCGGAACCCTGCGCGAGGCTTTAACCAACGCCGCGGCTAATGGCACTGCAACGCCTGATATCATCCAGTTTAAATTACCGGGAACGCTTGTATCTGACCGTACCATCAGGTTAAAAAGCCAACTGCCCGCGGTAACTTCAAATTTAGTAATTGATGGTACAAGTCAGCCCGGTATAGCCTTCGGCGTGTCTGATGCAAGGGTCATCATCGAACCTGAAACTTCGCCGGCCTACTTTAACTGCTTTTTCATTAACGGTGATATTAACAGCGGCGGGGCAACAGCAAAAACCATCGGGATTTACGGGTTATATATTCGCAATTTTGCCCGCATTACCAGCTTTGCCAATCCTGACCCTGGACAGGGTTCGGGCATTGTGATCCAGGGCGATGCTTCGGCCATTATAATAGGCGCGCCGGGTAAAGGCAACGTAATATGCGGCAACATCAATGGCATTGTTAACAACTCATATTACTATAGTAACGGGCTTGCCGATATTCTTATTCAAAGCAATATCATAGGTTTATTGGACGATGGTTATACCGCGGCAAGCAACATCAACGGTGTTAGCCTGGTACTGAGCAAAACAGCCACTATAGGCGGTACAGACGCTAACATGGGCAATATTATATCGGCCAATGTTACTAATATTAATATCATACGCGGTTATAATTTCAATGTTACCCCAAGCGTTGTTGACATCCAAAACAATAAAATAGGTACGGATTATACCGGGAAAAAAGGTTTTAAAAACATCCTGCTGTTTCAGCAAAGCGCCTTTATTAAAGCATACGGCATTAATGTAACCACCGATTATACCACTGTGAACATCAATGCCAATATTATATCGGGGCAGCGTTATTGCGGCATTTATATTGAACGGGCCACATTCAATATCACCGGCAACAAAATTGGTACTGATATTACCGGTACCGCCAACCTCGGGAATGGCGAGGGCATCAGGGCCGGCGAGAGCTCATCGGGTACCATTGGCGGCCCGCTTGCTACCGATAAAAATTATATTGGTTACAATCAGTACGGCATCGAAGCCCTTAACAGCGCTCATACATTAATAACCCGAAACAGCATTTTTTGCAACAGTGACTATGGCATAAGTGCCATCAGTAATTATTATACAGTCCCCTATGTGCAAGTGCTTAATTTCGGCAGCACAGCAGTATCTGGGATAGCTACACCAAACTCGGCTATCGAGCTTTTCTTTTCGGACGATTGCGGAACGATATGCCAGGGTAAAACCTATATTACTACCGTACAGTCTGACGGGAGCGGTAAATGGTCTTACTCGGGAACTATCAGTAAGGCTGTAATAGCCACGGCAACTGATGCTAATAAAAACACCTCGCCTTTTTCATCATTGGTGATCAGGGAAAGTGACATTGTGATAAAAAACTACACTTGTGCATACCAGGGTAGTATTACTATACAGCAAAACCGGAGCGGCCTGTTATACCACTGGGATAAAAAAGAGCAAAATGGCAGCCTTACATCCGTTGGTGATGGCCAGAGTATAAAAAACCTTTTACCCGGCACTTACCAGTTAACAGCGCAATACCCCGGTGGCTGCCAGAAAGTTACGCAGCTTTTTGAGGTAAAAGATTCGCGGATCAAAATACAGAATGTAATTGTACCGGTACCGGAATGCCGCCAGAAACAATTTCCGTTTGATGTGAACTTTACAGGAGGTACAGGTAATATCACTTTTGCGTGGAAAGATAAGAATGGCAATATCGCGGCAACAAGCAAGTCGGCCTCTTTACCTCAAGGTACGTACACGGTAACCATTTATGACGAGGCCAGCTGTGCTGTAACCTCAAGCCCGGCTGTAACCATTAAAGCCAAGCCAGGTCCTGATTATGACCTTTCAACCATGACGGTAAAGCCTGCACGGTGTGGTGTGGCCGACGGCAGCATAAAAAACATTACACCCATACCATCAGGCATAGGTACACTTACCTACAAATGGCTGGATGCCACGGGCAAAACCGTTAGTACTTCAAAAGATCTGGTAGGAGTTAAAGGAGGTAGCTATACCCTCGTACTGATGGATCAAAGTGAGTGCAGCCCGTATTCCACTCCACCGATATATATCTCGGAAACAAATTCGGTGATAATTTATGACGGATTTATTACACCCGCTAAATGTGGTGAAAATAATGGCTCAATAACCGGTGTTGGATATCAAAATGCCAATCAATTGCAATGGTACGATCCGCAAGGTAACCCAATACCAACCAACCCGGCAAACCTGGATATTTTTAACCTCGCCGATGGCACATACCGTTTAAATGCATTAAATACGATTACGCAATGCAGTAATGATAAATATTTTACGGTTGGCCGTTTAACTCCCGAGGTATTTACCATTAAAAGCCTTATTAACACGCCTACTACCTGCGGGCTCAACAATGGCAGTCTGCATATTGATTTTGAGGGGACTATAAAACCAAGCTCTTATCAATGGCTTGATGCAGCCGGTACAACAGTAAGTTACGGTACCGATGTTCCAAACACAGCCCCAGGTTCATATACGCTTCATGTAACCGATAAAAACGGATGTGCTTCTGTACTCGGCACCTGGGTAATACAGGCAACCCCTTTGCTACAATTTTCGGCAAATAATGCCCCGGTAGCCAAAACAGATGAGTGCGACCAGCTATTGGGCAGCATTACGGGCATCGATGTTTCCGGCGGTGTGCCTCCATATAAATTTATCTGGACCGACGCCACCGGCAATACCGTGGGGAACGATAAAGATTTAATAAATGTTGGCAAAGGCACCTATACATTGACAGTTACCGATAACACTACCTGCGCAATTCCGTTACCATTCAGCAAGGAGGTTGGCAACCAAAAATTTATCCCAGACGCACCTGTATTAAACGATCAAAGGATCTGCCTGCCCGGAAAAGTGGGCCTGTCTGTTTTAAACAAAACTACAGGCATGTATAATTTATATGCCGATGCTACGTCAACAACGCCACTTCAAACCAGCAATACCGGCAATTTTGAAGTATTAACAACCGAAACCAGTGATTATTATATATCATACAGCATAGGGTCATGCGAAAGCCCGCGCACCAAAACGCATATTGAAGTTGTATTGGTCGACGTAAAATTCTCCAATACCATAACCCCCAACGGCGATGGTATAAATGATTACTGGAAGATAGAAGGCCTTGAAAAATTCCCCGGCACTTTAGTTCAGATCTTTAACCGTTACGGAAAAAGGGTATTTGAGTCAAAAGAATACGCCACGCCATTTTCCGGGCAGTTTAATGGCTGGCTGCTGCCTTCGGGGGTGTATTATTACATCATTAACCTCAATACTCCTTGTAAGCTGCTATCTGGCAACCTTACCTTGATCAGATAA
- a CDS encoding gliding motility-associated C-terminal domain-containing protein, with protein sequence MALEYLNMTGRRILLFITIFLFISFKSFSAVFTVTSNADSGPGTLREALTLAADNGNATKDYIYFNLPDLSEVGRTISVFTQLPDVSSNLVIDGTTQPGSSFGVTHTKVKVRSFYIPGSNQYTFGGKNIDELEIYGIGLNGNADAFSFNDYGTITIGAASKGNYVETAYIGFNKGKTLTFQDNICWSSLDGQQVYNGGMDINSCDKITIGGSASTGNMIGGFMQIVIDNPVNNDFNISYNKMGTNIEGTNAPAGVLQNPRISIYPSSLSTGTAKNTPVNGSISNNLLANIYQTAVLSINAPSGNLTIQGNGINTNQAGTINLNTNNQGTATSGIAFSGGAKVLIGGTNTAQRNAIAYCSDAIVSTPTNGFIVSRNSIFCYNDHALFYSNRSGNPFIKIQTVSTTNVSGIATPGAIIELFIADCDCGPPAPKTYFGTTTADNAGNWVYNGPVNGSVIASATANTYTSTFSDPYGFLNLDDSNPVKMLPGCNMSNGSIKNIKITNLSGTNDTYSYTWTNENSIEVGHDLDLTGVPSGTYTLEVKGSGCGSAFSKPIQLQSLTINLDLSNLKTTNAGCNGSTGSITGITASNATRYQWINKINNQIASNSSDLRDVGPGTYQLTASNDFGCSEKSIEYTINTTRPTTYPVYPFSITNSCSGQNSGSITLTTDPLVKAMRWLDGNGQPAGTDANPHGLKPGTYKVYFTDAGGCETLYPHDFTVNEIDPLQIVANSETRTDDQCGLNTGSIKNIQVKGGTQPYTYLWLNVAGEHLVTSQDLTGVGAGDYTLQVQDASGCGVMASRIYTVLNENSSIDAPVINPLQLCAPGEALLSVNSPSAGNTYRLYDSQTSTQYQDEQTNGIFKIEANPNSTYYISKVSGQCESERTQAQITISLSAIDIPNAFTPNGDGKNDYWKINNAQNYPQAIVQIFTRYGQKVFESKGYSVPFDGTYNGTKLPSGVYYYILNLGKSCNLLSGSLSIIR encoded by the coding sequence TTGGCTCTTGAATACCTAAACATGACGGGCAGGCGAATTTTACTCTTTATCACTATTTTTCTTTTCATCAGCTTTAAAAGCTTTTCAGCTGTTTTCACGGTAACCAGCAATGCAGATTCGGGGCCGGGTACTTTGCGCGAAGCATTAACATTAGCCGCGGATAATGGCAATGCTACCAAAGATTATATTTATTTTAATTTACCGGATTTAAGCGAGGTTGGGAGAACGATATCGGTGTTTACACAATTACCGGATGTTTCATCAAATTTAGTAATTGACGGAACTACGCAGCCGGGAAGCAGCTTTGGAGTTACTCATACTAAAGTTAAAGTAAGAAGCTTCTATATACCTGGTAGTAACCAATATACTTTTGGTGGCAAGAATATCGATGAACTTGAAATATATGGTATAGGGTTAAACGGCAACGCCGACGCCTTTTCCTTTAATGATTACGGTACTATTACGATAGGCGCAGCATCAAAAGGAAACTATGTAGAAACCGCATATATCGGTTTCAATAAAGGGAAAACACTAACGTTTCAAGATAATATTTGCTGGAGTAGCCTTGATGGTCAGCAAGTGTATAATGGAGGCATGGATATTAACAGCTGCGATAAAATTACTATCGGAGGCAGCGCCAGCACTGGAAATATGATAGGTGGTTTTATGCAAATCGTTATAGACAATCCGGTTAATAACGATTTCAATATTAGTTATAACAAAATGGGGACTAACATTGAAGGCACGAATGCCCCGGCCGGTGTATTGCAAAATCCAAGAATCAGTATATACCCCAGCTCACTCTCAACCGGAACAGCAAAAAACACTCCTGTAAATGGCAGCATCAGCAATAACTTATTGGCCAATATTTATCAAACAGCTGTTTTATCGATAAACGCGCCAAGCGGTAATCTCACTATTCAGGGTAATGGTATCAACACCAACCAGGCTGGGACAATCAACTTAAATACAAATAACCAGGGTACTGCAACAAGTGGCATTGCTTTTTCTGGTGGTGCAAAGGTATTGATAGGCGGCACTAACACCGCACAAAGAAACGCTATCGCTTATTGCTCCGATGCCATTGTAAGTACCCCAACTAACGGTTTTATTGTTTCAAGGAACAGCATATTTTGCTATAATGATCATGCATTGTTTTACAGCAACAGATCCGGCAATCCTTTTATTAAAATACAAACCGTAAGTACAACAAACGTTAGTGGCATTGCCACGCCGGGGGCAATTATCGAACTCTTTATAGCCGACTGCGATTGCGGCCCTCCTGCTCCTAAAACTTATTTTGGTACCACCACTGCCGACAATGCCGGTAACTGGGTTTACAATGGTCCGGTTAACGGTAGCGTAATAGCTTCAGCAACGGCAAATACCTATACTTCAACCTTTTCAGACCCGTATGGCTTTTTAAATCTTGATGATTCCAATCCCGTTAAAATGTTGCCCGGCTGTAATATGAGCAACGGCTCTATTAAAAATATAAAAATCACAAACCTTAGTGGAACTAACGATACGTATTCCTACACGTGGACAAATGAAAACAGTATTGAGGTAGGACATGATCTTGATTTAACCGGTGTACCAAGCGGCACCTATACGCTCGAGGTTAAAGGAAGTGGATGCGGCTCAGCGTTTTCAAAACCAATTCAGCTTCAATCACTTACTATCAACCTTGACCTTTCTAATTTAAAAACAACCAATGCGGGCTGTAATGGATCTACTGGTTCAATTACCGGCATAACCGCATCAAATGCAACACGTTATCAGTGGATAAATAAAATCAACAACCAAATTGCAAGTAATTCAAGCGATCTAAGGGATGTTGGACCAGGTACTTATCAGCTGACTGCAAGCAATGATTTTGGATGTAGCGAAAAAAGCATAGAGTATACCATAAACACCACCCGACCTACCACCTACCCTGTTTATCCCTTCTCCATTACTAACAGTTGTTCCGGCCAAAACAGTGGCTCCATCACTCTTACAACTGATCCCCTGGTTAAAGCCATGCGCTGGCTTGATGGCAACGGCCAGCCTGCGGGCACAGATGCAAATCCGCACGGTCTTAAACCCGGCACTTATAAAGTTTACTTTACCGATGCCGGCGGCTGCGAAACACTTTATCCGCATGATTTTACCGTTAACGAAATTGATCCCCTGCAAATAGTAGCAAACTCAGAAACCCGTACCGACGATCAATGCGGATTAAATACGGGAAGTATAAAAAACATTCAGGTTAAAGGCGGTACACAGCCCTACACCTATTTATGGCTTAATGTAGCCGGTGAACATTTAGTTACATCGCAAGATCTTACAGGCGTCGGTGCCGGGGATTACACGCTGCAGGTTCAGGACGCCAGTGGTTGCGGCGTTATGGCAAGTCGCATTTATACCGTTTTAAACGAAAACAGCAGCATAGATGCGCCGGTAATCAATCCCTTGCAATTATGCGCTCCGGGCGAAGCTTTGCTATCCGTCAACTCTCCATCTGCCGGGAATACCTATCGCCTTTATGATTCGCAAACAAGCACTCAATACCAGGATGAACAAACCAATGGCATCTTCAAAATCGAAGCAAACCCCAATAGCACTTATTATATAAGCAAGGTTAGCGGCCAATGCGAAAGCGAACGAACCCAGGCGCAAATAACCATCAGCTTATCTGCTATTGATATCCCAAACGCGTTCACACCTAATGGCGACGGCAAAAATGACTACTGGAAAATAAACAATGCTCAAAATTATCCGCAGGCAATAGTCCAGATATTTACCAGGTACGGGCAAAAAGTATTTGAATCAAAAGGATATAGCGTACCGTTTGATGGGACTTATAATGGCACCAAACTTCCTTCGGGAGTGTACTATTATATTTTAAATCTCGGTAAAAGCTGCAATTTGCTCTCAGGCAGTTTGTCAATCATCAGGTAA